A region from the Altererythrobacter sp. H2 genome encodes:
- a CDS encoding error-prone DNA polymerase gives MPDAPLTPDKRRIEVDPDSIAPPSPSPFVELGLVSCFSFLRGASDAVDLVTAARTLGYDAIGIADANSMAGVVRLHGEARTLRLRPVIGCRIETVEGLAFLAYPVDRTAYGRLCRLISAGRMRTLGGEWQAKGACDISLAMLAEHSAKEGEGHVQLVLLPPDDLDGQFTIAVPSNVVPFPVSRRDAEEKGDAETSFVPKAPSLAASLPLSEPFEEESGCAASAASLRLSSSLRPLRETTSLTASFAELIPHIARQLPSLRHLAASYLYSGDDMARIDRLDALARAHGLGLLATNDVRYATPDRRPLHDVMTAIRHKTTVAQAGHLLLANAERHLKSPAEMARLFARWSHAIAAARQVADACTFSLDELRYEYPQEAWPGGMTPQQYLEKSTFEGADWRWPEGVPEAVRNTLERELALIDKLDLARYFLTIRDIVDYARGVDPPILCQGRGSAANSAVCYCLGITSVDPARHQLLFDRFISEERKEPPDIDVDFEHERREEVIQHIYRKYGRHRAGLCATVIHYRPRMAVREVGKAMGLSEDVTSALARTVWGGWGREIGEKHVAEAGLDLNDPYLRRVLKLTEQLIGMPRHLSQHVGGFILTEGALTETVPIGNGAMADRSFIEWDKDDIEALGILKVDVLALGMLTCIRKCLDLLEKHHGKALTLATVPREDPVTYAMLRKGDSLGVFQVESRAQMNMLPRLKPREFYDLVIQVAIVRPGPIQGDMVHPYLKRRRGAEAVQIPAPAPEHGPPDELTSILGRTLGVPIFQEQAMKIALDAAKFSSREANRLRKAMATFRSRGMVDELQDMMVERMVARGYDRDFAQRCFNQIRGFGEYGFPESHAASFAHLVYVSSWLKCHFPAAFAAALLNSQPMGFYAPAQIVRDAAEHGVPVLPVDVNCSAWDCSLEELVSRRDAEERETEKSLAPAAKRHSTYHCAPDRTLADTDCAFGTCDISASPFSSASLRETKIALRLGLRQIDGLPEHVAARLVAERDVNGPFSDVTELRDRAGLSPAHIERLASADAFGSLGLTRRQALWDARSLIAAPDLPLFAHARARDEGAERAVTRLPTMAPSEEVVADYQTTRLSLKAHPLAFLRPILAERGFVKAADLRARKHRAMVQVAGVVLIRQRPGSAKGVCFITLEDETGVVNLVIWPDLMEKQRKVIMGARLMEVRGRVEYDDEVIHVIAQHLTDATAALHALADDLLPASLARADEVNRPLEGRTGTRSGGHPRDVRIIPPSRDFH, from the coding sequence GTGCCCGACGCCCCGCTCACTCCAGACAAGCGCCGGATCGAGGTTGATCCTGACTCCATAGCGCCGCCATCCCCCAGCCCGTTTGTGGAGCTGGGGCTGGTATCGTGCTTTAGCTTCCTGCGCGGCGCGTCGGACGCGGTCGATCTGGTCACAGCGGCGCGCACGCTCGGCTATGATGCGATCGGGATTGCCGATGCCAATTCGATGGCCGGAGTGGTGCGGCTGCATGGCGAGGCCAGGACCCTGCGGCTGCGCCCGGTGATCGGGTGCCGGATCGAGACGGTCGAGGGGCTGGCCTTCCTCGCCTATCCGGTGGACCGCACCGCCTATGGCCGCCTGTGCCGCCTGATCAGCGCCGGGCGGATGCGTACACTCGGTGGAGAATGGCAGGCCAAGGGTGCGTGCGACATTTCGCTCGCGATGCTGGCAGAGCATTCGGCCAAGGAAGGTGAGGGGCATGTTCAACTGGTGCTCCTGCCGCCGGACGATCTCGACGGGCAGTTTACCATCGCCGTGCCGAGCAATGTCGTACCCTTTCCTGTTTCTCGCAGAGACGCAGAGGAGAAGGGAGACGCGGAGACATCCTTCGTGCCGAAGGCACCTTCGCTGGCCGCATCGTTGCCTCTGTCGGAGCCGTTTGAAGAGGAGAGCGGCTGCGCCGCAAGCGCGGCCTCTCTGCGTCTCTCTTCTTCCCTGCGGCCTCTGCGTGAAACCACTTCTCTAACCGCTTCATTCGCAGAGCTTATTCCCCATATCGCCCGCCAGCTTCCCAGCTTGCGCCACCTTGCGGCGAGCTATCTCTACTCCGGCGATGACATGGCCCGGATCGACCGGCTCGATGCGCTGGCGCGGGCGCACGGCCTCGGTCTGCTGGCAACCAACGATGTGCGCTATGCCACCCCGGACCGCCGCCCGCTGCATGACGTGATGACCGCGATCCGCCACAAGACGACCGTGGCTCAGGCCGGGCATCTGTTGCTCGCCAATGCCGAGCGGCACCTGAAATCGCCTGCCGAGATGGCCCGCCTGTTCGCGCGCTGGTCCCATGCCATCGCAGCGGCGCGGCAGGTGGCGGATGCCTGCACCTTCAGCCTCGATGAACTGCGCTATGAATACCCGCAGGAAGCCTGGCCCGGCGGCATGACGCCACAGCAATACCTTGAAAAATCGACTTTTGAGGGTGCAGACTGGCGCTGGCCAGAGGGCGTGCCGGAGGCTGTGCGGAACACGCTGGAGCGCGAACTGGCACTGATCGATAAGCTCGACCTGGCCCGCTACTTCCTGACCATCCGCGATATCGTGGACTACGCGCGCGGGGTCGATCCACCGATCCTGTGCCAGGGGCGGGGCAGTGCGGCCAATTCGGCGGTGTGTTACTGCCTCGGCATCACATCGGTCGATCCGGCCAGGCACCAACTGCTGTTTGACCGGTTCATCTCCGAAGAGCGCAAGGAGCCGCCCGATATCGACGTCGATTTCGAGCATGAGCGGCGCGAGGAAGTGATCCAGCACATCTACCGCAAGTACGGCCGCCACCGCGCCGGGCTGTGCGCGACGGTGATCCACTACCGCCCGCGCATGGCCGTCCGTGAGGTCGGCAAGGCGATGGGGCTGAGCGAGGATGTCACCAGCGCTCTCGCGCGCACCGTCTGGGGCGGGTGGGGGCGCGAGATTGGGGAGAAGCATGTTGCCGAGGCCGGGCTTGATCTCAATGATCCTTACTTGCGGCGTGTTCTCAAGCTGACTGAGCAACTTATTGGAATGCCAAGGCACCTTTCCCAGCATGTCGGCGGGTTTATCCTCACCGAAGGGGCGCTGACCGAGACCGTGCCGATCGGCAACGGTGCCATGGCGGACCGCAGTTTCATCGAATGGGACAAGGACGATATCGAGGCGCTGGGCATCCTCAAGGTCGACGTGCTGGCATTGGGGATGCTGACCTGTATCAGGAAATGCCTCGATCTGCTTGAAAAGCATCATGGAAAGGCGCTGACGCTGGCCACGGTCCCGCGCGAGGATCCCGTCACCTACGCCATGCTGCGCAAGGGAGATTCGCTCGGCGTGTTCCAGGTCGAAAGCCGGGCGCAGATGAACATGCTGCCGCGCCTTAAACCACGCGAGTTCTATGACCTGGTCATCCAGGTGGCCATCGTGCGGCCAGGGCCGATACAGGGGGATATGGTCCACCCCTATCTCAAGCGGCGGCGCGGGGCGGAGGCCGTCCAGATCCCGGCACCCGCGCCCGAGCACGGCCCGCCGGACGAGCTGACCAGCATCCTGGGCCGCACCCTGGGGGTGCCGATCTTCCAGGAGCAGGCGATGAAGATCGCGCTCGACGCGGCGAAGTTCTCCAGCCGCGAGGCCAACCGGCTGAGGAAAGCAATGGCCACCTTCCGCAGCCGCGGCATGGTCGATGAACTGCAGGACATGATGGTCGAACGCATGGTGGCCCGCGGCTATGACCGCGACTTTGCCCAGAGGTGCTTCAACCAGATCCGGGGATTCGGCGAATATGGCTTCCCGGAAAGCCACGCGGCCAGTTTCGCGCACCTCGTCTACGTGTCGAGCTGGCTCAAATGCCATTTCCCAGCGGCGTTCGCGGCGGCGCTGCTTAATTCGCAGCCGATGGGGTTTTACGCGCCCGCGCAGATCGTGCGCGACGCGGCGGAGCACGGGGTGCCGGTGCTGCCGGTGGATGTGAACTGTTCGGCCTGGGACTGCTCCCTGGAGGAATTGGTTTCTCGCAGAGACGCAGAGGAAAGAGAGACAGAAAAAAGCTTGGCTCCTGCGGCAAAGCGGCATTCCACTTATCACTGTGCGCCGGACCGAACGCTTGCTGATACTGACTGTGCCTTCGGCACGTGCGACATCTCCGCGTCTCCCTTCTCCTCTGCCTCTCTGCGAGAAACAAAAATCGCCCTTCGTCTCGGCTTGCGGCAGATCGATGGTCTCCCGGAGCATGTCGCCGCACGGCTCGTGGCTGAGCGTGACGTCAATGGGCCGTTCTCTGACGTCACGGAGCTGCGTGACCGGGCAGGGCTGTCACCGGCGCATATCGAGCGGCTGGCCAGTGCCGATGCCTTCGGGTCGCTCGGCCTTACCCGGCGGCAGGCGCTGTGGGACGCGCGCAGCCTGATCGCTGCGCCAGACCTGCCGCTGTTCGCTCATGCCCGTGCGCGCGATGAGGGGGCAGAGCGTGCGGTAACCCGGCTGCCCACCATGGCGCCGAGTGAGGAAGTGGTGGCCGATTACCAGACCACTCGCCTCAGCCTGAAGGCCCATCCGCTGGCGTTCCTGCGCCCCATCCTGGCCGAGCGCGGGTTCGTGAAAGCGGCTGACCTGCGCGCGCGCAAGCATCGGGCGATGGTGCAGGTGGCGGGCGTGGTGCTGATCCGTCAGCGCCCGGGATCGGCCAAGGGGGTGTGCTTCATCACGCTGGAGGACGAGACCGGGGTGGTCAATCTGGTGATCTGGCCGGACCTGATGGAGAAGCAGCGCAAGGTCATCATGGGCGCGCGGCTGATGGAAGTGCGCGGGCGGGTGGAGTACGATGATGAGGTGATCCACGTCATCGCCCAGCACCTGACCGATGCCACAGCTGCGCTCCACGCGCTCGCAGACGACCTTCTGCCCGCTTCGCTTGCCCGCGCCGACGAGGTGAACCGGCCGCTGGAAGGCCGCACCGGCACACGTTCTGGCGGGCATCCCCGCGATGTGCGGATCATTCCGCCCTCCCGCGACTTCCATTGA
- a CDS encoding UdgX family uracil-DNA binding protein (This protein belongs to the uracil DNA glycosylase superfamily, members of which act in excision repair of DNA. However, it belongs more specifically to UdgX branch, whose founding member was found to bind uracil in DNA (where it does not belong), without cleaving it, appears to promote DNA repair by a pathway involving RecA, rather than base excision.) produces the protein MTALQHLAAGSHYAVHLPEPDDFDLWRERARALVQADVPPDRVMWAEPGGVGDLFAYEGPANAALRLPAPPRDASPVRASRRFVELAKNVVLHKDPARFGLLYRLLWRLQRSPGIMEDKADLDVRRAEDLAKAVRRDIHKMRAFLRFRLVESDEAEVGEHYVAWFEPEHHILRANAAFFVRRFASMRWSILTPQGCLHWDGAVLEEGPPAQHSDAPEGDPAEDLWRTYYASIFNPARLKIGAMLKEMPRKYWKNMPEAALIPELIAGAQARESRMVAAGSSEFGERPATLAALGEGIHACRACPIGALENRAVAGEGARGNDHGFSGLMIVGEQPGDQEDEAGRPFVGPAGQVLDRHLAAAGIDRSAAYVTNAVKHFKYVVRGSGRGKRRLHQSPTAKEIDTCRWWLESERALVRPRLVLALGASAARALLGRTVSVGRERGQAIPLEDGSELWLTVHPSYLLRLEGEAQAEQERHFAGDLAQVAARLAELEG, from the coding sequence ATGACCGCGCTTCAGCATCTCGCTGCCGGCAGCCACTATGCCGTGCACCTGCCTGAGCCGGACGATTTCGACCTGTGGCGGGAACGGGCGCGGGCGCTGGTGCAGGCCGACGTCCCACCCGATCGGGTCATGTGGGCCGAGCCGGGCGGGGTGGGGGACCTGTTCGCGTACGAGGGACCGGCCAATGCCGCGCTGCGCCTGCCCGCTCCCCCTCGCGACGCCTCGCCGGTGCGCGCCAGCCGCCGGTTTGTCGAGCTGGCGAAGAACGTGGTGCTGCACAAGGACCCCGCGCGCTTCGGCCTGCTCTACCGTCTGCTATGGCGGCTCCAGCGCAGTCCGGGGATCATGGAGGACAAGGCAGACCTTGACGTGCGGCGGGCCGAGGATCTGGCCAAGGCCGTGCGGCGCGACATTCACAAGATGCGCGCCTTCCTGCGTTTCAGGCTGGTGGAATCAGACGAAGCCGAAGTGGGTGAACACTATGTCGCCTGGTTCGAGCCGGAGCATCATATCCTGCGCGCCAATGCGGCCTTCTTTGTCCGCCGTTTCGCCTCGATGCGCTGGTCGATCCTGACCCCGCAAGGCTGCCTGCACTGGGATGGCGCGGTGCTGGAAGAGGGGCCACCGGCCCAGCATAGCGATGCCCCGGAAGGCGATCCGGCAGAGGATCTGTGGCGCACGTACTATGCATCGATTTTCAACCCGGCACGTTTGAAGATCGGGGCCATGCTGAAGGAAATGCCCCGCAAGTACTGGAAGAATATGCCCGAGGCTGCGCTCATCCCTGAGCTGATCGCCGGGGCGCAGGCCCGGGAATCGCGCATGGTGGCAGCCGGAAGCAGCGAGTTTGGCGAACGGCCTGCCACCCTGGCGGCGCTGGGAGAGGGGATTCACGCCTGCCGCGCCTGCCCGATCGGGGCGCTCGAAAACCGGGCAGTGGCAGGCGAGGGGGCGCGCGGTAACGATCATGGATTTTCCGGGCTGATGATCGTCGGCGAACAGCCGGGCGACCAGGAGGATGAGGCCGGGCGCCCGTTCGTTGGCCCGGCGGGGCAGGTGCTGGACCGGCATCTCGCTGCAGCCGGGATCGACCGGAGCGCGGCTTATGTCACCAACGCGGTCAAGCATTTCAAGTATGTGGTGCGGGGTTCTGGGCGCGGCAAGCGGCGGCTGCACCAGTCGCCCACCGCAAAGGAAATCGACACCTGCCGCTGGTGGCTGGAGAGTGAGCGCGCGCTGGTGCGGCCCCGGCTGGTGCTGGCGCTGGGGGCCAGTGCGGCGCGGGCGCTGCTGGGGCGCACGGTCAGCGTCGGGCGTGAGCGTGGCCAGGCGATCCCGCTGGAGGACGGCAGCGAGCTGTGGCTGACGGTCCACCCGTCCTACCTCCTCCGGCTCGAGGGGGAGGCGCAGGCCGAGCAGGAGCGGCATTTTGCCGGGGATCTCGCGCAAGTGGCCGCGCGGCTGGCGGAGCTGGAGGGGTGA
- a CDS encoding putative DNA modification/repair radical SAM protein: MSSLTTLQKLEILADAAKYDASCASSGTAKRNSLGGKGIGSTEGMGICHAYAPDGRCISLLKILLTNHCVFDCHYCVNRKSSNVRRARFTPQEVVDLTLSFYRRNYIEGLFLSSGIVKSSSHTMEQLVEVARILREEHDFRGYIHLKTIPEADPQLVHQAGLYADRVSINVELPTDAGLVRLAPDKSARQIEGAMGKLRSDIVEAKDARKRFRHAPRFAPAGQSTQMIVGADAATDADIVGKASRLYDNFRLRRVYYSAFSPIPDASAVLPLKRPPLIREHRLYQSDWLMRFYGYQPAEVMQATEADGMLPLDIDPKLAWALKFREAFPVDVNRAGREQLLRVPGLGVKAVQRILASRRHRTLRLDDVARLTQSIAKVRPFICTLDWRPVTLTDRADLRALLAPRQEQLELFAA, translated from the coding sequence ATGTCGTCTCTCACCACTCTCCAGAAGCTCGAAATCCTCGCCGATGCGGCGAAATACGATGCCTCTTGCGCCTCGTCCGGCACGGCCAAGCGCAACTCCCTGGGCGGAAAAGGGATTGGCTCGACCGAGGGGATGGGCATCTGCCATGCCTATGCACCCGATGGCCGGTGCATCTCGCTGCTCAAGATCCTGCTGACCAACCACTGCGTGTTCGACTGCCATTACTGCGTCAACCGCAAGAGCAGCAACGTGCGCCGCGCGCGCTTCACTCCGCAGGAAGTGGTCGACCTGACGCTGAGCTTCTACCGCCGCAACTATATCGAGGGGCTGTTCCTCTCCTCCGGCATCGTGAAGAGCTCCAGCCACACCATGGAGCAGCTGGTAGAAGTGGCCCGTATCCTGCGGGAGGAGCACGACTTTCGCGGCTACATCCACTTGAAGACTATTCCCGAGGCAGACCCGCAGCTGGTCCACCAGGCGGGCCTCTATGCTGACCGGGTGTCGATCAATGTCGAGCTGCCGACCGATGCCGGGCTGGTCCGCCTGGCGCCGGACAAGAGCGCGCGCCAGATCGAAGGGGCGATGGGCAAGCTCAGGAGCGACATCGTCGAGGCCAAGGATGCGCGCAAACGCTTTCGCCACGCCCCGCGATTTGCCCCCGCGGGCCAGTCGACCCAGATGATCGTCGGTGCCGATGCTGCGACCGATGCCGATATCGTCGGCAAGGCCAGCCGCCTCTATGACAATTTCCGCCTGCGCCGGGTCTATTACAGTGCCTTCAGCCCCATTCCCGATGCCAGCGCCGTATTGCCGCTGAAGCGCCCGCCGCTGATCCGCGAGCACCGGCTCTACCAGTCGGACTGGCTGATGCGGTTCTATGGTTACCAGCCCGCCGAGGTAATGCAGGCGACCGAGGCCGACGGGATGCTGCCGCTCGATATCGATCCCAAGCTGGCCTGGGCGCTGAAATTCCGCGAGGCTTTCCCGGTCGATGTCAACCGCGCGGGGCGCGAGCAGCTGCTGCGGGTGCCGGGGCTGGGCGTCAAGGCGGTCCAGCGGATCCTCGCCAGTCGCCGCCACCGTACCTTGCGGCTGGACGACGTGGCGCGGCTGACCCAGTCGATTGCCAAGGTCCGCCCGTTCATCTGTACGCTTGACTGGCGCCCGGTCACGCTGACCGACCGCGCCGACCTGCGCGCGCTGCTGGCACCCAGGCAGGAACAGCTGGAACTGTTCGCGGCATGA
- a CDS encoding DUF6504 family protein, with protein sequence MDAAPVVLITDTAHGPRIDAVNRAAREAGARGGMRLADARALCPHIRAVPTDPAGDRDALEKLALWGQRWGPWSTLDPPDGLLVDVTGVAHLFGGEARLLADVQAAFARRGLAARCAIAPTAGAAWALAHYGPARAVLGADENWSRPLADLPVAALRLDDDVLTVLRRLGLKRLGDLWGIGRDALVRRFRNRTSPSANPLVRLDQLLGRVPEPLLPVAAQDLPLVQRRLMEPIRHRPLLDQVMTDLAGDMVRELERRGQGVRRLELGLWRVDGMVVVRQLELAAASRDAAHLTRLFASRLDDVDAGLGIELARLRASWCEPVAMTQGDIEAAAERHGTSLAAMVDRLRVRLGDKAVSRPVLHASHVPERAQRWQPPLAPEPATQEQLRFHARPLKLLDRAEPIAVLYASPDGHPRSFRWRGQVHEVARVEGPERIAPEWWRERGAARLRDYYRVEDDAGRRYWIYRLGLAGDGRGGPPEWFLQGLGA encoded by the coding sequence GTGGATGCGGCGCCGGTCGTGCTCATTACCGACACTGCCCACGGCCCCCGGATCGACGCCGTCAACCGTGCCGCGCGCGAAGCGGGTGCGCGCGGCGGGATGCGGCTGGCCGATGCCCGCGCCCTGTGTCCGCACATCAGGGCCGTGCCGACCGATCCCGCAGGGGACCGCGATGCGCTGGAGAAGCTGGCGCTGTGGGGGCAGCGCTGGGGGCCTTGGAGCACACTCGACCCGCCGGATGGCCTGCTCGTCGATGTTACCGGCGTTGCCCACCTGTTCGGCGGCGAGGCGCGGTTGCTGGCCGATGTCCAGGCCGCCTTTGCCAGACGCGGGCTGGCTGCGCGCTGCGCCATTGCGCCCACGGCGGGGGCAGCCTGGGCGCTGGCGCATTACGGGCCAGCGCGGGCGGTCCTGGGGGCGGACGAGAACTGGTCGCGCCCGCTGGCCGATCTGCCCGTTGCCGCGCTGCGGCTTGATGACGATGTGCTGACGGTGCTGCGCCGCCTCGGCCTCAAGCGGCTGGGCGACCTGTGGGGTATCGGGCGCGATGCGCTGGTGCGGCGGTTTCGCAACCGCACGTCGCCTTCCGCCAACCCGCTGGTGCGGCTCGACCAGCTGCTGGGCCGGGTGCCGGAGCCTCTGCTGCCGGTGGCGGCGCAGGATCTGCCGCTGGTCCAGCGGCGGCTGATGGAGCCGATCCGGCATCGCCCGCTGCTGGACCAGGTCATGACCGACCTGGCGGGTGACATGGTGCGCGAGCTGGAGCGGCGCGGGCAGGGTGTGCGGCGGCTGGAACTGGGCCTGTGGCGGGTCGACGGGATGGTGGTGGTGCGCCAGCTGGAACTGGCGGCGGCGAGCCGCGATGCGGCGCACCTCACCCGCCTGTTCGCCAGCCGCCTGGACGATGTCGACGCCGGGCTGGGGATCGAGCTGGCCCGCCTGCGCGCCAGCTGGTGCGAGCCTGTCGCCATGACCCAGGGCGATATCGAGGCTGCGGCGGAGCGGCATGGCACCTCGCTTGCCGCCATGGTTGACCGGCTGCGGGTGCGGCTGGGGGACAAGGCTGTCAGCCGCCCGGTGCTCCACGCCAGCCATGTGCCTGAGCGCGCTCAGCGCTGGCAGCCGCCGCTCGCGCCCGAACCCGCCACGCAGGAACAGCTGCGTTTCCATGCCCGGCCGCTGAAGCTGCTCGACCGGGCGGAACCGATCGCGGTGCTCTACGCCAGCCCGGACGGGCACCCGCGCTCGTTCCGCTGGCGCGGGCAGGTGCACGAAGTCGCCCGGGTCGAAGGGCCGGAGCGGATCGCACCGGAATGGTGGCGCGAACGCGGCGCGGCGCGGCTGCGCGATTACTATCGGGTCGAGGACGATGCCGGGCGGCGCTACTGGATCTATCGCCTCGGCCTTGCCGGCGACGGGCGCGGCGGCCCGCCCGAATGGTTCCTGCAGGGGCTGGGTGCCTGA
- a CDS encoding ImuA family protein, translating to MDCSASSFGLPGPSRSLGLSFVQASGWRPGLAEGALHNEIFACSRAASGAGLALALARDALSHAPGNAVQEAEDRRCVLWVQDRTAIRLGGRPYRPGLPPWLQGRLIHVAADKPEDALFALEEGLRCRDLACVVGELGGNPRALDFTASRRLSLAAEKHGVPLWLVRMDAARDLSSARMRWEVRAAPSAASPWDARAPGPPAWRATLFRARNHPPGEWTLDDDGQSLAVRPAKPGATPAAQSGAPYPLGLAFASGARSLAAG from the coding sequence ATGGACTGTTCCGCTTCCTCTTTTGGCCTTCCCGGCCCCTCCCGCAGCCTTGGTCTGTCTTTCGTGCAGGCCTCCGGCTGGAGGCCGGGCCTGGCGGAGGGTGCGCTGCATAACGAGATTTTCGCGTGCTCACGCGCGGCAAGCGGGGCGGGGCTGGCGCTGGCCCTGGCGCGCGATGCGCTGAGCCATGCCCCAGGCAACGCGGTGCAGGAGGCCGAGGACCGCCGCTGCGTGTTGTGGGTGCAGGATCGCACTGCAATCCGTCTGGGCGGGCGGCCCTACCGCCCCGGCCTGCCGCCATGGCTGCAGGGCCGCCTGATCCATGTCGCGGCCGACAAGCCGGAGGATGCGCTGTTCGCGCTGGAAGAGGGGCTGCGCTGTCGTGATCTGGCCTGTGTGGTGGGAGAGCTGGGCGGAAATCCGCGCGCGCTCGATTTCACCGCCTCGCGCCGGCTCAGCCTCGCTGCTGAAAAGCATGGCGTGCCGCTATGGCTGGTGCGGATGGACGCCGCGCGTGACCTGTCATCGGCCCGGATGCGATGGGAGGTGCGCGCCGCCCCCTCAGCCGCGTCGCCCTGGGATGCGCGCGCGCCGGGGCCCCCAGCCTGGCGCGCCACGTTATTCCGTGCCCGCAACCATCCCCCCGGTGAATGGACCCTCGATGATGACGGGCAAAGCCTTGCTGTCCGCCCCGCAAAGCCAGGTGCAACCCCCGCCGCACAATCGGGGGCGCCGTATCCTCTCGGTTTGGCTTTCGCGTCTGGCGCTCGATCGCTGGCGGCTGGCTGA
- a CDS encoding pyridoxamine 5'-phosphate oxidase family protein, whose translation MKHTTTDTAAKADELKQAFWRELAGSPYLFLQRQGDSTSAVPMSPQLDKDADSAIWFFTHKHSAFAALGPVTATFVSKGHDMFARFDGTLTVEPDRARFEQFWNNFVAAWYDQGKDDPDLLFLRMDLGRAEIWSGEMGLLDTAKMALGMNVHDSAEERHVQTAL comes from the coding sequence ATGAAGCACACCACCACCGATACCGCAGCCAAGGCCGATGAACTGAAGCAGGCGTTCTGGCGCGAACTGGCCGGTTCCCCCTACCTTTTCCTGCAACGGCAGGGGGACAGCACCAGCGCGGTGCCGATGAGCCCGCAGCTCGACAAGGATGCCGACAGCGCGATCTGGTTCTTCACTCACAAGCACAGCGCGTTCGCCGCACTCGGCCCGGTCACCGCTACCTTCGTCTCCAAGGGCCACGACATGTTCGCGCGCTTCGACGGCACACTGACAGTTGAACCGGACCGCGCCCGCTTCGAACAGTTCTGGAACAACTTCGTCGCCGCCTGGTACGATCAGGGCAAGGATGACCCCGACCTCCTGTTCCTGCGCATGGACCTGGGCCGGGCGGAAATCTGGAGCGGCGAGATGGGCCTGCTCGATACCGCGAAAATGGCCCTGGGCATGAACGTCCACGACAGCGCGGAAGAGCGCCACGTCCAGACCGCGCTCTGA